In Atribacterota bacterium, the genomic stretch TAACTACCGAGGGAATTGATTTACCCAAACTCCCAATAGGAACAAAATTAAGAATCGGAGAAAATGCTTTACTGGAAATTACACAAATTGGTAAATCATGTCATAATGCTTGTGAGATTAAGAAAAAAATAGGAGATTGTGTAATGCCCAGAGAAGGGGTATTTGCGCGGGTTTTAAACGGCGGATCAATACAAGCAGGGGATAGTATAACAATAACCAAATAGCATACAAAAACTAAGCAGGCTATCATTAGTAAAAACTCGGATACAGTAAACCATGATATATTTTTTAATTTAAAATACTACTAAAACAATAGTAATAATAATATTTAACAACAATTGGAAGGAAAATAAAACAGTTATCAGCATCAATTGAAAGTATTTTATTAAAAATATACAAGAAAAATGATAAAGGAGGAAGGAGTTAATGGATGTTTTATCAGCAATTGGAAATACGCCATTAATTAAAATAAACAGTTTAAGTGAAAATAGTAAGGTAAAGATATTTGGAAAATTGGAAGGAAGTAATCCTGGTGGCTCTATTAAAGACAGGCCTGCTTATTACATGATACAAAAGGCTGAAGAATCAGGAGAGTTAGATCATGATAAAATAATTCTTGAACCTACCTCCGGGAATACAGGAATAGCCATAGCTATGATTGGTGCAGCCAAGGGATATAAGGTAAAACTTTGTATGCCGGAATGCGTGAGTGTTGAAAGGCGTAGAATAATAGAGGCTTATGGTGCTGAAGCCATACTTACTCCTGCAGAAGAAGGAACTGATGGTGCTATCAAAAAAGCCCATTCTATTGTTGAACAGGAGCCACATAAATATTATATGCCCAATCAATTCAAGAATGAAAACA encodes the following:
- a CDS encoding MOSC domain-containing protein, with the protein product MNGKVLAVCLSKEKGTTKKQIKSGTFLEEYGLQGDAHSGNWHRQVSLLGIESINKIKAKGFNIKFGDFAENITTEGIDLPKLPIGTKLRIGENALLEITQIGKSCHNACEIKKKIGDCVMPREGVFARVLNGGSIQAGDSITITK